TGAGTACATATTTCACTGCTATACTATTATCTATAGCTGGAGGAGTTGTAATGTCAGGTATACCAGGTGGTGGATTAATAGGAGAAATGTTAATAGTATCACTTTATGGATTTCCACCTGAGGCTTTCCCTATAGTCGCAACTATAGGATATTTAATAGATCCACCTGCAACTATGATAAATGCAGCTGGAGATACAATTGCTTCAATGCTTGTTGCAAGAATGGTTGAGGGTAAAAATTGGTTATTAAAAAAAGGAGAAAAGAATGTATAAGGCAGTAGTAACTGATCTTGATGGAACATTATTAAACAGTAATCACAAGGTAAGTGAATATACTAAAAAAGTAATAAAAAAATTTGTGGAAAAGGGCTATAAATTCTATATTGCAACAGGAAGATTACATGCTTCAACTAAAGAAATAGCAGATTTTATAGGAGTTAAAATACCTTTAATTACTGTAAATGGTACAAGAATATTAGATGAAAATGGAAATGAGATATATAATAATACATTAAGTCTTGAAACAGTAAGAAAAATAGCAACACTAGATTATAAGTCATGTGGAGAAGATTTATTAATTAATGGATATTTTAGAAATGTATGGCTTGTAACCGATAAAAAAGCAGAAGAATATTATAGGAGAGAAAGACCAGATAAACCATATTTTCCTAATACTGTATCTGAACAAGAATTTATATCTAAAACTTTTAATAAAATGCACTTTATAGGTAAACATGAAAATCTGTTAAAATTAAGAGAAAAAATATTAAAAGAAATAGATGATGATTTGAATGTAGTTTTTGTTGGAAATACTTGTCTTGAAATATTTAATAAAGATGCCAATAAAGCTAAAGCAACTCAAATTGTATTAGAAAAAGACGGAATAAAATTATCTGAAACTATTGCTTTTGGAGATTCTTTAAATGATTATGAAATGTTAAAAGAGGTAGGTAAAGGATTTTTAATGGGAAATGCTATTTATTTATTAAAAGAAATAGCACCTGAACTTGAAATAATAGATACAAATGATAATGACGGAGAAGCTAAGAAAATAGAAGAAATATTTAAATTATAGAGGTGATTTGTTTTGAAAAAAATAGCTTTGGTTGTAGATGATAATCCATATATTAGAGGAAATATTAGAGAAATACTTGAATCTTCTTTTTTTGAAGTGTTTGAAGCAAAAGATGGAATAGAAAGTATAGATATGTTTTTGGAAGTTAAACCTAGTGTAGTTATTATGGATATAAACATGCCAAGATTAAATGGTCTTGAGGCGACTACAAAAATTATGGAAATAAATCCTAATGCAAATATTGCTATTTGTTCCTCTATGTTATTTATTCCATATTATCAAAAACTAGCTAAAAAAGCTGGAGCTAAGGCACTGATATCAAAACCATTTACAAAACTTGAATTGATTTCAGGTCTTAATGAATTATTAGAAGAAATGAGGTAAGATATGAAAATAATAATGGAACTTTCATATATATTATTTTTCTCATTTATTGGTCAAAGTTTAAGTAAGATAATAAACTTACCTATACCAGGATCAGTAATTGGATTAATTCTTTTTTTCTTAGCTTTACAATTTAAAATAGTTAAACTTGAAAGTGTTGAAACAACTTCAAAATTTTTAGTTGATAATTTAGCAATACTATTTATACCAGCAGGTGTAGGAATAATGATTAGTTTTAAACATATAAAAGATATATGGGTAAGTATATTATTAATATGCTTATTTACTACAATACTTTCATTAGTAGTTGCTGGGAAACTTACACAACATTTGATATCAAAGGGGGACAAGAAATAATGTTTTTTGAATTAACAAAAGATCCTTTATTTGGTATGTTTCTAACTATGGCTGCCTTTATCTTCTTTAGAATGCTTTCAGTTAGATTTAAATCATTTATTTTAAATCCAACTATTTTTTCAATAATTTTTATTATTGTTTTTCTAAATTTATTAGAAATACCATATGAAAATTACTATAAAGGAAGTGAGATTTTTAATAGAATGATAGTACCAGCAACTGTTGCATTAGCAGTTCCTTTGTACAAGAATTTTCATGTACTAAAGAAGTATTATAAAGAAATATTACTTGGTATAGGAATAAGTACTTTACTTTTATTAATTATACTTGGATTAATAATGATAATATTAAATATGGAAGAAAAGATAATAGCATCAGTACTTCCAAAATCAATTACAACTGCAATTGCAATAGGAGTTAGTGAAAAAATAAATGGATTACCTTCAATTACTGTAGTAGCAGTAATAATATGTGGGAATATAGGGGCAATATTTGGGGAACTTATTTTTAAATGGTTTAAAATAGAACACCCTATTGCTCAAGGTATTTCACTTGGGACAACATCACATGCAATAGGAACAAGTAAGGCAGTTGAATTAGGAGAAATACAAGGCTCTATGTCAGGACTTGCAATAATAATTACAGGGATCTTTACAGTACTTTTAGCACCATTAGTTTATGCCTTATTAATATTATTAAAAATATGAGGTATTGGAGGATAATATATGAAAATTATTTCACTTTTTAGTGGAGCAGGAGGTCTTGATTTAGGATTTAAAAAAGCGGGATTTGATATTGTAGCAGCTAATGAATTTGATAAAACTATATGGGAAACATATGAAAAAAAATCATAAGACACATTTAATTAAGGGAGATATATGTAATATACATTCATCAATGTTTCCTGAATGTGATGGAATAATTGGAGGTCCACCTTGTCAGTCTTGGAGTGAAGCAGGTTCTCTTAAGGGAATTGAAGATCCAAGAGGACAACTTTTTTATCAATATATTCGTATATTAAAAGAAAAACAACCAAAGTTTTTCTTAGCTGAAAATGTTAAAGGAATGATGTCAAAAAGACATAATGATGCTGTTAAAAATATTGTTTCACAATTTGAGGAAGCTGGTTATGATGTATATATTCATTTATTAAATGCAAGTGATTATGGAGTTCCTCAAGATAGAAAAAGAGTATTTTATATTGGGTTTAGAAAAGATTTAAATATTAAGTTTGATAAGCCACCTAAACAATATGGATATAAGGTAACATTTAAAGATGCTATTTATGATTTAAAAGATACGGCTATCCCAGCTTTAGAAAAAAATAAGACTAATGAGGATAAATGTAAAGTTCTAAATCATGAATATTTTATTGGAGCATATTCAACAATTTTTATGAGTAGAAATAGAGTTAGACAATGGGAGGAACAAGCGTTTACAGTGCAAGCTTCTGGAAGACAGTGTCAATTACACCCACAAGCACCTAAAATGCCAAAGGTTGAAAAAAATAAGAATATTTTTGTGCAAGGTAAAGAAGCTCTATATAGGAGATTAACTGTTAGAGAATGTGCAAGAATACAAGGCTTTCCTGATGATTTTAAGTTTTATTATACAAATTTAGATAATGCATACAAAATGATAGGGAATACAGTTCCTGTAAATCTTGCTTATGAAATTGCAAAGGCTATAAATGAGCTGTTTAATAATATTTAGTTAAATGATTATGGGGATATATTAATGAGTTTAAAAAGCAATAATCAAGGAAGAGCATATGAATTTTCATATTTAATTACACTATTTGAAGAAATATCTAAAGTAAGACCTGTTAAAATAGAAAATAACAGTAGTTTTTTAGCGGCTGAAAGAGCATGGAATACATTAAGTGATTCAGAAAAAATAACATATAAAGCAAGTGCTTTAGCAGCAGTAAATACAATATTTGATCTTGAACCACTTATTTTAGATGATGGTGATGATGAGTTGGAATTGATAATTCAATCAGATGCCAAAGGAGAAGAAGGAGATGTTAGAGCTCTTCTTAT
This Streptobacillus ratti DNA region includes the following protein-coding sequences:
- a CDS encoding response regulator, with protein sequence MKKIALVVDDNPYIRGNIREILESSFFEVFEAKDGIESIDMFLEVKPSVVIMDINMPRLNGLEATTKIMEINPNANIAICSSMLFIPYYQKLAKKAGAKALISKPFTKLELISGLNELLEEMR
- a CDS encoding CidA/LrgA family protein, translated to MKIIMELSYILFFSFIGQSLSKIINLPIPGSVIGLILFFLALQFKIVKLESVETTSKFLVDNLAILFIPAGVGIMISFKHIKDIWVSILLICLFTTILSLVVAGKLTQHLISKGDKK
- a CDS encoding DNA cytosine methyltransferase, whose translation is MKKNHKTHLIKGDICNIHSSMFPECDGIIGGPPCQSWSEAGSLKGIEDPRGQLFYQYIRILKEKQPKFFLAENVKGMMSKRHNDAVKNIVSQFEEAGYDVYIHLLNASDYGVPQDRKRVFYIGFRKDLNIKFDKPPKQYGYKVTFKDAIYDLKDTAIPALEKNKTNEDKCKVLNHEYFIGAYSTIFMSRNRVRQWEEQAFTVQASGRQCQLHPQAPKMPKVEKNKNIFVQGKEALYRRLTVRECARIQGFPDDFKFYYTNLDNAYKMIGNTVPVNLAYEIAKAINELFNNI
- a CDS encoding Cof-type HAD-IIB family hydrolase; this encodes MYKAVVTDLDGTLLNSNHKVSEYTKKVIKKFVEKGYKFYIATGRLHASTKEIADFIGVKIPLITVNGTRILDENGNEIYNNTLSLETVRKIATLDYKSCGEDLLINGYFRNVWLVTDKKAEEYYRRERPDKPYFPNTVSEQEFISKTFNKMHFIGKHENLLKLREKILKEIDDDLNVVFVGNTCLEIFNKDANKAKATQIVLEKDGIKLSETIAFGDSLNDYEMLKEVGKGFLMGNAIYLLKEIAPELEIIDTNDNDGEAKKIEEIFKL
- a CDS encoding DNA cytosine methyltransferase; protein product: MKIISLFSGAGGLDLGFKKAGFDIVAANEFDKTIWETYEKKS
- a CDS encoding LrgB family protein; this translates as MFFELTKDPLFGMFLTMAAFIFFRMLSVRFKSFILNPTIFSIIFIIVFLNLLEIPYENYYKGSEIFNRMIVPATVALAVPLYKNFHVLKKYYKEILLGIGISTLLLLIILGLIMIILNMEEKIIASVLPKSITTAIAIGVSEKINGLPSITVVAVIICGNIGAIFGELIFKWFKIEHPIAQGISLGTTSHAIGTSKAVELGEIQGSMSGLAIIITGIFTVLLAPLVYALLILLKI